The sequence CACTGTGGAACGCGCCACGCCACCTGGGCTGGCGACCTTCGAGACTGCCGCAGGGGTTGGGGTTGGCGGTGTGAGAGCGGTGCAGCCTGCCCGGACCCAGGCTCCCCTGGATGCGCTGATCCGCGAGCAAAAGCGCTCGCGCACGGGGTTGTGGTGGTTTCTGGCTGCGGCGCTGGTCGTGGCGTTCCTGTGTATTCGCGGCTGCCATAACGGCAAGGGCGACGGCAGCAGCGACGGCACCAGCGAGGCAGTGGCCTCCGTCCCGCCCGAGGCTTCGGGCGTAGCGGCGATTGCCGCATCGGCTGTGCCTGCCTCCGCCACACTTAGCCCGCAAAGCGATACCTATCTGAGCTTCAGGGTGAGCCCATTGGGCGAACCCACGCTGACTGCGCGGCTGAGCAGCGAAGGCGAGCGCAGCGCACTGATCGAGATGCTGGAAAAGAAACTGGGCAGACGTTTTTCCGCTGATTTAAGCGTCGATCCAGCGATCAAGCCCGCCACCTGGCTGACCCATTTCGATGCGCTGCTGCCCTTAATGACGCAGTCCGGCGCGGAACTCAAACTGGAAGGACACGAGATTGAACTGAGCGGCACGGCACTACAGCCTGGCAGTAACTGGGTGACGCAATTGCAGTCCCAGTTTGGTAACGATTACCGGGTGGGCGGATTTAATGAAGATCAGGCCGTGGCACAGGCCACCACACAATTTCAGCAGCAAATCAAAGCCTTACTGAATGCGGATGGCTCATGCGCTTCAGCCGATTTTGCTAAAACTCTGAATCTCCAGGTGATTAATTTTTCGACGGGTACTGCACGCATTCCCGTCTCAGCGATTAATGATTTGAACGAAACGGCCAAAGCGCTGAAACGTTGCCAGGCTGACGGCAAAACCGTGCAGCTGGAAGTGTCGGGATATTCCGATAACGTTGGCGTTCCGGCGGCTAATTTGCAGTTATCGAAAAAACGTGCGGCTTCAGTGCGGGAGTTTCTGGTGCAAGCGGGCGTGCCAGCTGAATCATTGCGGACCAAAGGCTATGGCCAGTTACATCCAGTGGCGAGCAATGATACGGAAAGCGGGCGCTTTGCCAATCGCCGGATTGAATTTATCGAAATTGAATAAATGATTTAAATTGGCTCGCCGGTGTGGCGAGCGGAACAGAGTTTTATACGTAGGGGTCTTTGGTGCCGCCCGAGGTTTAATCGGGCGGCTTTTTTTATGTGCGCTGGAGTTGCGCCTGGCATGGCGAGTGTATTTGATTAAGAGATCAAATGATGAATGACGAATGAGTTTGAGGAGATTTTATAAATTCTGGAACTATCTGTGCCGTGTTGTTACTACAGTGTTTTTAGCCAGATTTTAACTACTTCCCGAACTAACGAAGCGGGGCACCTAGGGCTCTTCATAATGAAAATCGATAAAAAAGACGCGTTATACAAATCGCCCCAAATGGATCGCCCGGTGGGCGAACAGGAATCCTCCATCATTCAGCAGGCCGAGCCGCCCGCTGCGCGCGCGCAGAATGTGCAGCCGGTTAGTGACACGAAGCTTATCCTGAATCCCGAACTAGGTTCGGTTCTCAAGGAACGTCTCTTTTATCACTATGCAGCGCTGGCTCCTGAGTTGCGATATCAGCTTCACTTTGTAAGTAAGAGCACTAATGAGCTGATGAAACGCCGGGCGATAGATTATGGCGATACTTTTATCAATTCGGCACAAGAATTACAAACGCTGCATACGAATTCTCACTGGAGTGCCAGACGCCATATCACGCTGTCGGGGGAGGGATTTTCCGTTGACGACATGTATTTATTGCCGAGAGATCTTGAGTCGCTGAACATGCGAGAGCTGGTGTCATCCGGTGATGAGGACAAGCAAAAACTGGAGCTCGTAATTGCAGCGCTAAAGCGCTGCCCGGGCCTGGAGAAAATCGTATTGCCACGATTTGTTCCAGGCGATGAAAAATCGGAATGGCAGACGTTGTCGTTGCCGGAAACGCTGTCTGCATTTGAAGCGGATGCTCGATATTTCTCTTTGAATTTTACTGTTCTTGATAAATGTGCCAAATTAAATGAACTTGTCTGGCTCAATTCGAGAGGGGCGAATATCGAGAAATTAAAAAAATTCGCCAGGCTAGAGAAATTAAATCTCTGCTCAATTGATGTTGCCAGGGGTGAAAAACTGGATCTGGATAAACTGAAAGCCTTGGGGTGTTTAAATATTCTAGAGCTGGATTTGATAAATTGTGCGTTTGGTAACAGGGATGTATTAAATATTTTGCCGACATTCTGGCCAAAACTTCAAACGCTTGGTATAGGGCTGTTGCCAGAAAATGAAAGTTCAATGACCAATTTTTTGGGCCACGAAAATTTGCAGTTTTTTAAAGAATTAACGACGCTGAAGTTGCGGTACATAAATTATATGGATAATGATATTTCTGAATATACGCCAAAAGTTGTTAATCTTGAGTTGCAAGATGGTCGAATGGGTACTTTTTGTTTTGATAAAAAGAGCCAATTGCGCAGCCTGGATTTATCTGGGTTTGATCATAAGTATCTGAGATTTTCAGCTTTGATAAGCGATCTTAAAGAGTATAAAAAAACATTGCAGAAGTTAAAAATGAATTGGGAGAAATTTAGCCCGGAGGAAATCGGCAAAATTAAAAAAGAATTAGAGGGTTCAGCCTGCGTCTGCGTGGGTTTGTCATAATCGCCACGTTGCCTTTTGCTGCCGCTCACAAATCATTGATTGTGACCGGCAGTCGAAGGGCAAAAAGCATGACGCCATGGGTTGATTAGCGATTTTTCGAATATGTTGCGAATAAATAGCTCAATCAAGCGGCGCGGCGATTAATGGTTGCCAAGAGGTTGACAATGGGTTGCCAAGATTCGCTGCCAGAAAAATCTGAGCTTTTAAATCCCGCTTAACCAGAAGCACCAGACATTCTGGTTAAGCAAACCCCCTCGCCGTCACTGCCCCCCTTGATTTGCTACAATCGCGGCTCTTTTCTCCGAGGAGCGCTGCGACGGGGCATCCCGCCAGGCTCGGAGGCATTCAATCGGAAGGTCTGGCATGTGTGGCACTGCATCCCGGCTTATCGCTTCGAACGGCGCTCACGTCAGATTCCTGGTTAATTTAAAAGGAGGGCGTGATGAACGCCGTAGCTCAATCTACTCAAGATGCAAAAGATTTCGTCGTTGCCGATATGGCGCTGGCTGCGTGGGGTCGTAAAGAACTCAACATCGCCGAAACCGAAATGCCGGGCCTCGTGCAGGTGCGTGACGAATACAAAGCACAACAGCCGCTGAAAGGCGCACGCATTGCCGGCTCGTTGCACATGACGATCCAGACCGGCGTGCTGATCGAAACACTCAAGGCATTGGGCGCTGACGTGCGTTGGGCCTCATGCAACATCTTCTCGACTCAGGATCACGCCGCCGCCGCCATCGCGCACAGCGGCACACCGGTCTTTGCCTTCAAGGGCGAGTCGCTGGACGAATACTGGGAGTTCTCCCACCGCATTTTCGAATGGCCGAACGGCGAGTTCGCCAACATGATTCTCGATGACGGCGGCGATGCCACGTTATTGCTGATCCTCGGTGCCAAGGCTGAAAAAGACCGCTCGGTGCTGGCCAAACCCACCAACGAAGAAGAAGTCGCGCTGTATCAATCCATCGCGCGCCATCTGGACGCTGA is a genomic window of Paraburkholderia bonniea containing:
- a CDS encoding OmpA family protein, encoding MSANVIQLVRSTMTDSVVRQLSESLGQTQQATQAVFTVTLPALVTALMNKSATLDGARSLFTTLLGPQVNAQISEQLPQLIATTAGLNQLEQTGRHLLERVLDRRVDHLSDVVALQTGAATQPAHGLAGVLGATLLGVLKRHFLDTRSDVSALPALLSEQLPHVIGQINDPVSAALGMGTVMEFAEGISGQLKTVASELEPTVERATPPGLATFETAAGVGVGGVRAVQPARTQAPLDALIREQKRSRTGLWWFLAAALVVAFLCIRGCHNGKGDGSSDGTSEAVASVPPEASGVAAIAASAVPASATLSPQSDTYLSFRVSPLGEPTLTARLSSEGERSALIEMLEKKLGRRFSADLSVDPAIKPATWLTHFDALLPLMTQSGAELKLEGHEIELSGTALQPGSNWVTQLQSQFGNDYRVGGFNEDQAVAQATTQFQQQIKALLNADGSCASADFAKTLNLQVINFSTGTARIPVSAINDLNETAKALKRCQADGKTVQLEVSGYSDNVGVPAANLQLSKKRAASVREFLVQAGVPAESLRTKGYGQLHPVASNDTESGRFANRRIEFIEIE